In Deltaproteobacteria bacterium, a single genomic region encodes these proteins:
- a CDS encoding methyltransferase domain-containing protein, producing the protein MPEPLKAELPVLMEILGGFERSAIVLGAAQLDLFSPLSAGPASASEVAARAGLPARGVERVLNACAALGFVSKDGEQYRNSPLADAFLVKNKPTYVGNMLKQTNDRYTAWAKMPDAVRSDTPVLPLTGAELFDAPAEVLDNYVHGLFEMGKGLAQRIIGLVDLSSTRTLLDVAGGSGVYSIMFCRQFPQLKSTVFDLPPILQRTRKIIEREGMAERVSVRVGDYFKDDFGSGLDAILLSNMLQTEGRQTCRMVLKKALAALNPGGQILVHGIMPNADRIGPLQQTIFSVFMMLVFPEGEAYPGEEIIDWLHETGFVEGKKHPLPPPAFSSLVTARKPG; encoded by the coding sequence ATGCCAGAACCATTGAAAGCGGAATTGCCGGTACTGATGGAAATTTTGGGCGGATTCGAACGGTCGGCGATCGTGCTGGGCGCGGCGCAGCTCGATCTGTTTTCGCCGTTGAGCGCTGGTCCAGCCTCGGCCTCTGAGGTGGCGGCGCGCGCTGGGCTGCCCGCGCGTGGTGTCGAACGGGTGTTGAACGCCTGTGCGGCGCTGGGATTTGTGTCGAAAGACGGGGAGCAGTATCGCAATTCCCCGCTCGCCGATGCCTTCCTGGTGAAGAACAAACCGACCTACGTCGGCAACATGCTCAAGCAGACCAACGATCGTTATACGGCGTGGGCCAAGATGCCCGATGCCGTGCGCAGCGACACGCCGGTGCTGCCGTTGACCGGCGCAGAGCTGTTCGACGCACCTGCCGAGGTGCTCGACAACTATGTCCACGGCTTGTTCGAGATGGGTAAAGGGTTGGCCCAGCGTATTATCGGTCTCGTGGACCTGAGTTCCACTCGGACCTTGCTGGATGTCGCTGGTGGCTCGGGTGTCTACTCGATCATGTTCTGTCGCCAGTTCCCGCAATTGAAATCCACGGTCTTCGACTTGCCGCCGATCTTACAGCGCACGCGGAAGATCATCGAACGCGAAGGCATGGCGGAGCGCGTTAGCGTGCGGGTTGGCGACTATTTCAAGGACGATTTCGGTTCCGGGCTGGATGCTATCCTACTGTCTAACATGCTCCAGACCGAAGGGCGGCAAACTTGCCGTATGGTGCTGAAGAAAGCCCTTGCCGCGCTTAACCCCGGTGGGCAAATCCTGGTGCACGGCATCATGCCCAACGCCGACCGCATCGGTCCGCTTCAACAGACGATCTTCTCGGTATTCATGATGCTGGTGTTCCCGGAAGGTGAGGCGTACCCCGGTGAGGAGATCATCGACTGGTTACATGAAACCGGTTTCGTGGAAGGGAAGAAACATCCGCTCCCGCCGCCGGCGTTTTCGTCGCTGGTGACAGCGAGAAAGCCTGGATGA
- the metG gene encoding methionine--tRNA ligase subunit beta codes for MVLAFHSSLLRGYSGTNFTKESTRMSTPEETASTTPTTPKISIDEFAKVELRVATVKAAEPHPKADRLLVLKIDLGDEERQLVAGIRAHYTPEELVGKQIVVVANLQPAMLRGVESQGMLLAASDGEKVIVLSPEKPIAAGSKVR; via the coding sequence ATGGTTCTGGCATTTCACTCCTCCTTGCTGCGCGGCTATAGTGGCACGAATTTCACGAAGGAGTCTACCCGCATGAGTACACCGGAAGAAACAGCAAGCACGACACCAACCACCCCCAAAATCAGCATTGACGAGTTCGCCAAGGTGGAACTGCGCGTCGCCACCGTCAAAGCCGCCGAGCCGCATCCCAAGGCCGACCGGTTATTGGTTCTCAAGATCGACCTAGGCGACGAAGAGCGGCAGTTGGTCGCCGGCATTCGCGCACACTACACACCGGAAGAGTTAGTCGGTAAGCAGATCGTCGTCGTCGCCAACCTCCAACCCGCGATGCTGCGCGGCGTCGAGAGCCAGGGCATGCTGCTCGCCGCCTCGGACGGGGAGAAGGTCATCGTGCTGAGCCCGGAAAAGCCGATCGCGGCGGGATCGAAGGTGAGGTAG
- a CDS encoding SDR family oxidoreductase, protein MAEQFSGKVALVTGAGSGIGRATALAFARAGAKVVVADIVVAGGHETVRLIQQAGGEATFIETDVAQTSGVEALIRQTVATCGRLDCAHNNAGIEGQAARVADDTDDNWNRIIAINLTGVRLCMKYEIRQMLTQGGGAIVNTASGAGLVGIRGSSAYVASKHGVIGLTKSAALEYAKSGIRVNAVCPGVIQTPMVERITQAAPRSSEAMAAMHPMGRMGKPEEIAESVVWLCSAAASFVTGHALSVDGGYVAQ, encoded by the coding sequence ATGGCGGAGCAATTCTCTGGAAAAGTAGCGTTGGTGACCGGTGCCGGTTCCGGCATTGGCCGTGCGACGGCGCTGGCTTTCGCGCGTGCAGGGGCAAAGGTCGTGGTGGCGGATATTGTCGTTGCCGGCGGGCATGAGACCGTGCGGCTCATCCAACAGGCTGGCGGTGAAGCGACGTTTATCGAGACCGATGTGGCGCAAACGTCCGGGGTGGAAGCGTTGATTCGGCAAACCGTGGCAACCTGTGGGCGGTTGGACTGCGCACATAACAACGCCGGCATCGAAGGGCAAGCCGCACGCGTTGCCGACGATACCGACGACAATTGGAATCGGATTATCGCCATTAACCTCACCGGCGTGCGACTGTGTATGAAATACGAAATCCGCCAGATGTTGACCCAAGGCGGTGGAGCGATCGTGAACACCGCCTCGGGGGCCGGTCTCGTCGGTATCCGGGGGAGCAGCGCCTATGTCGCCAGTAAACACGGCGTCATTGGGCTGACCAAAAGCGCGGCGCTGGAATATGCGAAGTCGGGAATTCGCGTGAATGCCGTTTGTCCGGGCGTTATTCAAACGCCGATGGTGGAGCGCATCACCCAAGCTGCCCCGCGTTCCAGCGAAGCCATGGCGGCGATGCATCCCATGGGCCGCATGGGAAAACCGGAAGAGATTGCCGAATCCGTGGTGTGGCTGTGCTCGGCGGCGGCTTCGTTCGTCACCGGGCACGCGTTATCTGTCGATGGCGGCTATGTCGCGCAATAG
- a CDS encoding DUF748 domain-containing protein, whose translation MSFSSWVWPRRWLWRSALLVGVFALAVAVSAPHLLRREIVRRLSITTPATVQLTRATFNPFLSRLALFGLSLTLPGESQPVVSLEQVYGEASLLSWLFGEKNISRLAVSGVRIAAIHKPDGRLNLADLLLPTPPDAPATDLPTLTVEQIHVSDVQCNYVDPTRTPAAQVSISLHDLTTEPLMLQAHGLVAPVAVRMNGDLSTGASYAGAFAVETKLLWRRSEAEIDATVSFIQLSLALLEPYLRDSFSVRKIAGGADARLQYHWRSGGEQPPAHTLSGAVTATDLSLVEPSSGQEALRAEEGRVVIERVDWLRREIRLAAAELREPRVRLLATPAGLNWTLLMQPPHTGAPTKRQPPNAATAWRFSLLGLKTQGGEFTYRDEDWPTAEEVKVVLQEGTLGEIGNGVTTSPLRLAFQADSGRFDNEGELRFSPFQMQLHTQLSKVAVASFSPVLSRLLQVKKIKGEVNGAVTTEFADSANGLRVKISGTLDAPGFVVDGLPDADEAVTWETAEIELREGSTLGPLSLDATAQFAHMTLKNLPQGDLSIEKIGGAFQFARHQGILPPAPPQREKAEPADAERDEIEAQGTLEAQGVLFAYGTEKQELLSCHAMKARLKPGSRLLPFDVQLAEAVLEYPYAQGFRVTNGRFQFTKPTAEPPLAPNLNEKENEKTVALAPPNATAAPAASLLVHLDRATVIGGQFYFEDLAIAPAQTIYWQDIRVDLADVAYPLTRPAVFALHAFNMDGAPIDVSGNTERQGDQLVTRVHGTIEHLTLAKFNSYLVPLLGYRVKKGAVSVKWDLLVPGDTVQADADVTLHDLGLSAKLSPSEVEQQVGLPMHLVLALLKDINGDINLQVPMKGNLNQSGVQVGSTFWRAFRDVIIGAVTSPLKLLGAIFSGEDQLADFFLEPIPFEPGTSQPTTIGKEQVSRLRNFLAQRPELNLQLSCALGQEDRQAVRDRVLLAGLQKTEGEASPEEEVRSFLKHAAEQAGTPRPQLSQQAAALLQSWREKTVLPAAELEALTDERLRTVRALLTESAGIASERISLSPDNLRGRASSEVRYMIRAREEKKAR comes from the coding sequence GTGTCTTTTTCATCATGGGTCTGGCCCCGGCGTTGGCTCTGGCGCAGCGCGCTGCTTGTGGGCGTGTTCGCGCTGGCCGTGGCGGTCTCCGCGCCGCACCTGCTCCGCCGTGAGATCGTGCGACGCTTGTCGATCACGACTCCGGCTACCGTGCAGTTGACGCGCGCGACGTTCAACCCGTTTCTGAGTCGCCTAGCGTTGTTCGGACTTTCGCTGACCCTGCCGGGAGAATCGCAGCCGGTTGTCTCGCTCGAACAGGTATACGGAGAGGCCAGCCTGCTGTCTTGGCTCTTTGGCGAGAAGAACATCTCTCGGCTTGCCGTCTCCGGGGTGCGGATCGCTGCCATTCACAAACCCGACGGTCGTTTGAATCTAGCTGACCTTCTCCTGCCGACCCCGCCGGATGCACCGGCGACCGATCTCCCCACGCTGACCGTGGAACAAATTCATGTGTCGGATGTGCAATGCAACTATGTCGATCCGACACGGACGCCGGCAGCGCAGGTTTCCATTTCCTTGCATGACCTCACGACCGAGCCACTGATGTTGCAAGCCCACGGTTTGGTGGCTCCGGTGGCAGTGCGCATGAACGGAGACCTGAGCACCGGCGCGTCCTATGCCGGCGCGTTTGCCGTCGAGACCAAGCTGTTGTGGCGGCGCTCGGAAGCCGAAATCGATGCGACCGTCAGTTTTATTCAACTGTCCTTAGCCTTGCTCGAACCGTATCTGCGCGACAGTTTCTCGGTGCGGAAAATCGCCGGCGGGGCAGATGCGCGGTTGCAGTACCACTGGCGCAGCGGTGGCGAGCAACCTCCCGCGCATACGCTCTCCGGCGCTGTCACTGCGACCGATCTTTCGTTGGTCGAGCCGTCGTCAGGGCAAGAAGCCTTGCGCGCGGAAGAGGGCAGGGTGGTCATCGAGCGGGTGGATTGGCTGCGGCGCGAGATTCGTCTCGCAGCGGCGGAACTGCGTGAACCTCGGGTGCGGCTGCTGGCCACGCCGGCTGGGCTCAACTGGACTTTGCTCATGCAGCCTCCACATACTGGGGCACCGACAAAGCGACAGCCGCCTAATGCAGCAACTGCGTGGCGATTTTCGCTGCTCGGCCTGAAGACCCAAGGTGGAGAGTTCACGTATCGAGATGAGGATTGGCCGACCGCAGAAGAAGTCAAGGTTGTGCTCCAAGAGGGAACGCTGGGGGAGATCGGCAATGGTGTTACGACCAGCCCGCTCCGTCTCGCCTTTCAAGCCGACTCGGGGCGATTCGACAACGAAGGTGAGCTGCGGTTTTCCCCTTTCCAGATGCAGTTGCACACCCAACTGTCCAAAGTCGCGGTCGCTTCCTTCTCTCCCGTGCTATCGCGTCTTTTACAGGTCAAGAAGATCAAAGGGGAAGTCAACGGCGCAGTGACAACCGAGTTTGCCGACAGCGCCAACGGGCTGCGAGTGAAGATCTCCGGCACCCTGGACGCTCCGGGATTCGTGGTGGACGGGCTGCCGGATGCCGATGAGGCGGTGACCTGGGAGACCGCCGAGATTGAACTCCGAGAGGGAAGCACGTTGGGACCGCTCAGCTTAGATGCCACGGCGCAATTTGCCCATATGACCCTGAAGAATTTACCACAGGGAGATCTGTCCATCGAAAAAATAGGCGGGGCTTTTCAGTTCGCTCGACACCAGGGCATCCTGCCGCCGGCTCCACCGCAACGAGAAAAGGCCGAACCTGCCGACGCCGAGAGGGACGAGATCGAGGCGCAGGGCACGCTCGAAGCGCAAGGCGTATTGTTTGCTTACGGCACTGAGAAGCAAGAATTGCTGAGCTGCCATGCCATGAAAGCGCGGCTGAAGCCGGGGAGTCGTTTGCTGCCGTTCGATGTGCAACTGGCCGAGGCGGTCCTTGAGTATCCTTACGCGCAAGGATTTCGTGTGACCAATGGTCGTTTTCAATTCACCAAGCCAACCGCTGAGCCGCCGCTGGCACCCAACCTCAATGAAAAAGAAAACGAGAAGACGGTTGCTCTGGCACCGCCGAACGCAACCGCCGCTCCAGCCGCTTCGTTGCTCGTGCATCTCGATCGCGCCACGGTGATCGGCGGTCAATTCTATTTCGAGGATCTTGCTATTGCTCCCGCGCAGACGATCTACTGGCAGGACATCCGTGTCGATCTGGCCGATGTCGCGTATCCGCTGACGCGCCCCGCCGTGTTTGCCCTCCACGCTTTTAACATGGACGGTGCGCCCATCGACGTGAGCGGCAATACCGAGCGTCAGGGCGATCAATTGGTCACGCGCGTGCATGGCACTATCGAACATCTGACCCTCGCCAAGTTCAACTCGTATCTGGTACCGTTGCTTGGCTACCGGGTGAAAAAAGGTGCGGTCTCCGTCAAATGGGATCTGTTAGTGCCTGGCGATACCGTGCAAGCCGATGCCGACGTGACCCTGCATGACCTGGGGCTCAGCGCGAAACTGAGCCCTTCCGAGGTCGAGCAACAGGTGGGTTTGCCGATGCACCTTGTCCTGGCTCTGCTCAAAGACATCAACGGCGACATCAATCTTCAAGTGCCGATGAAGGGCAACCTGAACCAGTCCGGCGTGCAGGTGGGCAGCACCTTCTGGCGGGCGTTTCGCGACGTTATCATCGGTGCCGTGACCTCGCCGCTCAAACTGCTGGGTGCCATTTTCAGCGGAGAAGATCAGCTTGCCGACTTCTTCCTGGAACCTATTCCGTTCGAGCCGGGCACCAGTCAGCCCACGACAATCGGTAAGGAACAAGTGAGTCGGCTACGGAACTTTCTTGCGCAGCGTCCGGAGCTGAATCTCCAGCTCAGTTGCGCCCTGGGGCAAGAAGATCGGCAAGCGGTGCGAGACCGAGTGCTGTTGGCCGGGCTTCAAAAGACCGAGGGGGAGGCGTCGCCCGAAGAGGAGGTGCGCTCCTTCCTGAAACATGCTGCGGAGCAAGCTGGGACACCCCGGCCACAACTTTCGCAGCAAGCGGCTGCCCTCTTACAAAGTTGGCGAGAAAAGACCGTACTTCCCGCCGCCGAACTGGAAGCCCTCACGGATGAACGCTTGCGCACCGTGCGAGCGCTGCTGACGGAGAGTGCCGGCATCGCGTCGGAAAGAATCTCGCTGTCGCCGGACAACCTGCGTGGGCGTGCCTCTTCCGAAGTGCGTTACATGATTCGGGCTCGGGAGGAAAAAAAGGCGCGATAA
- a CDS encoding hydantoinase B/oxoprolinase family protein gives MSQTTIKWDGRTYPYIPPKKLNLHESLPLHSEAEEKIDPVTYEVVRHAMWNINVEHGNTIMKISGSPSCAYGHDFNPSLMDENGDFVFFGPFLQYLSSATGSAVKWTMEYRSDNPGIRDGDIFLTNDPWIGATHQSDVALIAPVFWEGKLFCWVGNTLHQWDLGGTAPGGFNPMAVDVFWESGCIPPIKIVEGGVLRKDLEEEYMRRSRMPQLVALDLRAEIAGCNVARERLLALIARYGAATVKGVMRKLQDDSEKAFLKRLATIPDGTWRESSWIELKGPGDRRLYRNSLALTKRGNTLVFSNEGSDPQDGTLNCTLVAWKGAIASMVCSQMLFDQMFVVEGAYRHMEFDVTPGTISCATFPAAVSAAPPGVLLQTIALSGLVISKMLSCSSDEQLRTEVQSCMGAAMYPVCAFNGIDQRGAPYASFLLDPVGAALAGLSWKDGVDTGGWPWDLQSTMPNVEDNEWFYPILYLWRKELVNSGGAGKYRGGNSGELAFIPHGTDHISLFTASGHCAVPGPGLHGGFSPATTKFRLQRGAEVMQHLQETRCMPTSAEELYGKTEFVAPKAFDVSQTPADAFLLSWAGAGGYGDPLERNPASVVLDVQRGNVTPEWAREAYGVVLDGQDHAELEATEKLRAKLRKARLRKAPKRERRKVDATRARRVAEGLLLVDGRLACSKCEHEICAASENYKLHCVVIDRPVTATNPYVLDPKVYVDDKMVFRNYACPSCGLLVQTEMARPTDPPLWDMQLQV, from the coding sequence GTGTCCCAAACTACGATCAAATGGGACGGTCGCACCTATCCCTACATCCCCCCCAAGAAACTCAACCTCCACGAGAGTCTGCCGCTGCATTCGGAGGCAGAGGAGAAGATCGACCCGGTGACCTACGAAGTCGTGCGCCACGCCATGTGGAATATCAACGTCGAGCACGGCAACACCATCATGAAGATCTCCGGTTCGCCGAGCTGCGCCTATGGGCATGACTTCAATCCGTCGCTAATGGACGAGAATGGCGACTTCGTCTTCTTCGGGCCGTTCCTGCAATACCTGTCTTCGGCGACCGGCTCGGCGGTGAAGTGGACGATGGAGTATCGCTCCGACAACCCGGGCATTCGCGATGGTGATATCTTCTTGACGAACGATCCGTGGATCGGGGCCACGCATCAATCTGATGTCGCCTTGATCGCGCCGGTGTTCTGGGAGGGGAAGCTCTTCTGTTGGGTGGGCAACACCCTGCATCAATGGGACCTGGGCGGCACGGCCCCCGGCGGTTTCAATCCCATGGCGGTGGACGTGTTCTGGGAGTCGGGCTGCATCCCACCGATCAAGATCGTCGAAGGCGGTGTGCTGCGCAAAGACCTGGAGGAAGAATACATGCGCCGCTCTCGTATGCCGCAGCTCGTGGCCTTGGACCTGCGGGCGGAGATTGCCGGGTGCAACGTGGCCCGGGAACGGTTGTTGGCGCTGATTGCCCGCTACGGAGCGGCGACAGTCAAAGGCGTCATGCGCAAACTGCAAGATGACTCGGAAAAGGCGTTTCTTAAACGGCTAGCGACCATCCCTGATGGCACCTGGCGCGAGTCGAGCTGGATCGAACTCAAAGGTCCGGGCGACCGGCGCCTGTATCGCAACTCCTTGGCGCTCACCAAGCGTGGCAACACGCTAGTCTTCTCGAATGAAGGCAGCGACCCGCAAGACGGCACCTTGAACTGCACCTTAGTGGCGTGGAAAGGCGCGATTGCTTCGATGGTCTGCTCGCAGATGCTCTTCGATCAAATGTTCGTGGTCGAGGGCGCGTATCGGCATATGGAATTCGACGTGACGCCGGGCACGATCTCCTGTGCCACGTTTCCGGCAGCGGTCTCCGCCGCGCCGCCGGGGGTGCTGTTGCAAACCATTGCCCTCTCGGGACTGGTGATATCCAAGATGCTGTCGTGCTCGTCCGACGAGCAGTTACGCACCGAAGTGCAGAGTTGCATGGGCGCGGCGATGTATCCGGTCTGCGCGTTTAATGGTATCGACCAGCGCGGCGCGCCCTATGCCTCCTTCTTGCTCGATCCGGTCGGTGCCGCGTTGGCTGGACTCTCGTGGAAAGACGGCGTCGATACCGGCGGCTGGCCGTGGGATTTGCAGAGCACCATGCCCAACGTGGAAGACAACGAGTGGTTTTACCCGATCCTGTATTTGTGGCGTAAAGAACTGGTGAACTCCGGTGGCGCTGGCAAATATCGCGGCGGCAACTCGGGCGAGTTGGCGTTCATTCCTCACGGGACCGATCATATTTCCTTGTTCACTGCGTCTGGGCACTGCGCGGTGCCGGGTCCGGGGTTGCATGGTGGGTTCTCGCCAGCGACCACGAAATTCCGTTTGCAGCGTGGAGCCGAGGTGATGCAACACCTGCAAGAAACGCGGTGCATGCCGACCAGCGCGGAAGAATTGTACGGCAAGACCGAATTCGTCGCGCCCAAAGCCTTCGATGTTTCTCAGACACCGGCTGATGCGTTTTTATTGTCTTGGGCTGGAGCTGGCGGGTATGGCGACCCGCTGGAGCGCAACCCGGCGAGCGTGGTGTTGGATGTGCAACGTGGCAACGTGACGCCGGAGTGGGCGCGGGAGGCGTACGGCGTGGTGCTCGACGGTCAAGACCACGCGGAGCTGGAGGCGACCGAAAAGCTCCGTGCCAAGCTAAGAAAGGCGCGTTTACGCAAGGCTCCCAAACGTGAGCGGCGCAAGGTGGACGCTACGCGAGCGCGGCGCGTGGCGGAAGGGCTCCTGCTCGTCGATGGGCGGCTTGCCTGTAGCAAATGCGAGCACGAAATTTGTGCGGCTTCCGAGAACTACAAACTCCATTGTGTGGTCATCGACCGTCCGGTCACAGCCACCAACCCCTACGTGCTCGATCCGAAAGTGTACGTGGACGACAAGATGGTGTTCCGCAACTACGCCTGCCCGAGTTGCGGCCTGTTGGTGCAGACCGAAATGGCGCGGCCCACCGACCCGCCGCTGTGGGATATGCAGTTGCAGGTATAA
- a CDS encoding right-handed parallel beta-helix repeat-containing protein encodes MLSFSFSAIWQRSAKRMFGKTLAILGAVGALSLWVAVASAQTITVTTLTDSADPPFDGDSVCPAGVIGDLPGADGEVSLREAIIAANNTPGPQTITFASEGTIFLSFDDADGDADPDLLPYLCGGETTINGDLDGDNVPDITLDGSLFTDPGADGLTMISSGNTINGLQLQNIPEVGLSVFHNAPGVTLKNNTISNNIVTGGTLPIIIQNEGGTIKKTTISGNTVSGAVIDGILVFTSDLPKAKISGTTITGNTIYANARFGIRFLTNFTPAGTGSKITSTKIINNTITDNISAGIVFQMAGTKSVIAGTTIVGNTVTGSSIGMNLDGGIFGAKKNTLQATIKNNTVTGNTSTATAGILVRSGVVDAVGNKTTVKIEKNTVSDNLLGRGIRVTAGQNNSSNNKLTANISTNTVERNGGIGISGLGGLGAFTGAGTSTGNSLNINIGKNKVHDHTASGISGIVVAGGAGSEDGAVDKIANSNSVKATVSNNEVTNSNAYGVLVTGALSGEANSNDIGAQVSKNVVCSNGTDIQVFGGAPDAPTTVGTGNTADAKITKNTATSIAVADGVAGNIATATQDDNVPCP; translated from the coding sequence ATGTTGTCCTTCTCTTTTTCTGCGATTTGGCAGCGCTCGGCGAAACGTATGTTCGGGAAAACCCTAGCGATCCTCGGAGCGGTGGGCGCTTTGAGCCTGTGGGTTGCGGTCGCTTCCGCCCAGACCATCACGGTTACCACGCTGACCGACTCGGCGGACCCGCCGTTCGATGGCGATAGCGTCTGCCCCGCCGGTGTAATAGGCGACTTGCCCGGAGCCGATGGTGAGGTCTCGTTACGGGAAGCGATCATCGCCGCCAATAACACGCCCGGCCCGCAGACCATCACTTTTGCTTCTGAGGGAACGATCTTCCTGAGCTTCGACGATGCCGACGGCGACGCTGATCCAGATTTGCTTCCTTACTTGTGTGGCGGGGAGACGACCATCAACGGTGACCTCGACGGCGACAATGTGCCCGACATCACCCTAGACGGGAGTCTTTTCACCGACCCCGGTGCCGATGGCCTTACCATGATCTCGAGCGGGAACACGATCAATGGCCTGCAATTGCAGAACATTCCCGAGGTGGGCTTGAGCGTGTTTCACAACGCCCCGGGCGTGACGCTGAAGAACAACACCATCTCGAACAACATCGTGACTGGTGGGACACTGCCTATCATCATCCAGAACGAAGGCGGGACCATCAAGAAAACCACCATCAGCGGCAACACGGTTTCCGGTGCGGTGATCGATGGCATTCTCGTTTTCACCAGCGATCTTCCCAAGGCCAAGATCTCCGGCACGACTATCACTGGGAACACCATTTACGCGAATGCCCGCTTCGGCATCCGCTTTCTGACCAATTTTACCCCTGCCGGCACCGGCAGCAAAATCACCAGCACCAAGATTATCAACAACACTATCACCGACAACATCTCCGCCGGGATCGTTTTCCAAATGGCGGGGACGAAGAGCGTCATCGCCGGCACCACCATCGTAGGGAATACTGTGACTGGCAGCTCGATCGGCATGAACTTGGACGGCGGCATCTTTGGCGCGAAGAAAAACACGCTGCAGGCGACGATCAAGAATAATACCGTGACTGGCAACACCAGCACCGCGACCGCTGGCATTCTGGTGCGTAGCGGTGTGGTTGACGCCGTGGGTAATAAGACAACGGTAAAGATCGAGAAGAATACGGTGTCGGATAATCTGCTGGGGCGTGGCATTCGCGTGACTGCCGGACAGAACAACAGCTCGAATAATAAGCTGACGGCGAATATCTCCACTAACACCGTCGAGCGCAACGGTGGCATTGGCATTTCTGGGCTGGGTGGGCTGGGCGCTTTTACCGGCGCTGGCACCAGCACCGGGAACTCGTTGAACATCAATATCGGGAAAAACAAGGTGCACGATCACACGGCGAGCGGCATCAGTGGCATCGTCGTCGCTGGTGGGGCCGGTAGCGAAGATGGCGCGGTGGACAAGATCGCCAATAGCAACAGCGTGAAAGCGACAGTGTCAAATAACGAGGTGACCAACTCTAACGCCTATGGCGTATTGGTGACCGGTGCGCTTTCCGGCGAGGCCAATAGCAACGATATCGGTGCACAAGTGTCGAAAAATGTGGTCTGCTCGAACGGGACGGATATCCAGGTGTTTGGTGGCGCACCCGATGCCCCGACAACCGTTGGGACCGGCAATACCGCAGACGCCAAGATCACCAAGAACACCGCGACCTCCATTGCCGTGGCCGATGGCGTCGCCGGCAATATCGCTACCGCTACCCAGGACGACAACGTGCCGTGCCCGTGA
- a CDS encoding HAD family hydrolase, with translation MSDVRAVLFDFGGTLFDYETVAPGERESIVALARWAGSSEDPKAIIRAYRASLKSVFYEYLPQPYYLHRDMFRDALFGMVNSLGISLTEEQFARYRALQWERRARDFLLREGVHETLAEIRDRGLHVGMVSNIDDDQLGHMLELARVRPHFDSILSSEAAQSCKPDASIFQEALRRAGCAPHEALFVGDSLQQDIAGANRVGLQSVLIWSDPEREPTIGEHRPRHVIRRIPELLDLLT, from the coding sequence ATGAGTGACGTGCGTGCGGTCCTTTTCGATTTTGGTGGCACTCTCTTCGATTATGAGACCGTGGCTCCTGGGGAACGGGAAAGCATTGTCGCGTTGGCGCGCTGGGCGGGTTCCAGCGAAGATCCCAAGGCGATTATACGCGCCTACCGCGCCTCGCTGAAAAGCGTGTTCTACGAATACCTGCCGCAACCCTACTATCTGCACCGTGACATGTTCCGCGACGCGCTGTTTGGCATGGTCAACAGTTTAGGCATCTCATTGACCGAGGAGCAGTTCGCCCGCTACCGGGCGTTGCAGTGGGAGCGCCGCGCCCGCGACTTTCTCTTGCGCGAAGGGGTGCATGAGACGTTAGCGGAAATTCGCGACCGTGGGCTGCATGTCGGCATGGTGAGCAATATCGACGACGATCAACTGGGCCATATGTTGGAGCTGGCGCGAGTGCGACCGCATTTCGACTCGATTCTGTCGAGCGAGGCAGCGCAATCCTGTAAGCCCGATGCCTCGATTTTCCAGGAAGCGTTGCGCCGTGCCGGCTGCGCGCCGCATGAAGCGCTGTTCGTGGGCGATTCGTTGCAACAAGACATCGCCGGCGCCAATCGGGTAGGGTTGCAGTCGGTCTTGATTTGGTCGGACCCGGAGCGCGAGCCAACGATCGGCGAGCATCGACCGCGGCATGTGATTCGGCGGATTCCGGAGCTGTTGGATCTTTTGACATAG